From a region of the Lentimicrobium sp. L6 genome:
- a CDS encoding GH36-type glycosyl hydrolase domain-containing protein has product MKYGHFDDNNREYVITNPKTPQPWINYMGTSSFFSLMSNTAGGYSFYKDAKMRRITRYRYNNVPTDDGGKYFYINDGGKIWSPGWKPVKTPLDKYECRHGLGYSTIKGELNGLEAEVLYFVPLDFNGEVQRVKLKNKSSEKKSIKLHSFVEWALWDALDDMTNFQRNFNTGEVEIENSTIFHKTEYRERRNHFAFYSVNQEIKGFDTDRESFLGAYNGFDTPEMVTEGTSGNTHAHGWSPIASHYLEVELAPGEEKDLVFVLGYAENKEEEKFIAPNVINKTNAESMLSQFQTSEQVDASIAKLKAYWNKLLSKLTIKSEDEKLDRMVNIWNQYQNMVTYFFSRSASFFESGIGRGMGFRDSNQDIIGMVHLVPELARQRIIDLASTQLEDGSAYHQYQPLTKKGNHEVGGNFNDDPLWLIFSVSSYIKETGDWSLLDYKAPFNNDGEEFPMFEHIKRSFYHVVNNLGPHHLPLIGRADWNDCLNLNCFSDKPGESFQTTQNQKGKVAESVMIAGMFVIYGEEFAKICELRGEHEEAEQAKKHIANMKNAIDESAWDGDWFLRAYDYYGEKVGSKENEEGQIFIESQGFCVMAGIGHEDGRAQKAMDSVAERLASPYGIVLLNPPYTKYKLNLGEITSYPPGYKENAGIFCHNNPWIIISEAMLGNKEKAFDYYTRIAPAYLEDISELHKTEPYVYSQMIAGKDAAKPGEAKNSWLTGTAAWNFFSVSQHILGIKPDYKGLVIDPKIPAHLKGFKATRVYRGNTYHIDIVNNGGDHMTCFVDGNVWEGPLPLDTESKTYNVKITLD; this is encoded by the coding sequence ATGAAATACGGACATTTCGACGATAATAATAGAGAATACGTGATTACGAATCCCAAGACACCACAACCGTGGATCAATTATATGGGAACATCGAGCTTTTTTAGTTTGATGTCGAATACAGCGGGTGGATATAGCTTCTATAAAGATGCTAAAATGAGAAGAATCACCAGGTACAGATACAATAATGTACCTACAGATGACGGAGGAAAGTATTTTTATATAAATGATGGAGGGAAGATTTGGTCGCCAGGATGGAAACCTGTCAAAACTCCACTTGACAAATACGAATGTCGTCATGGTTTGGGTTATTCCACCATAAAAGGAGAATTGAATGGTCTAGAAGCAGAAGTACTTTACTTTGTTCCTCTAGATTTTAATGGAGAAGTTCAAAGGGTAAAACTGAAAAACAAGAGTTCTGAGAAAAAATCCATCAAATTACATTCTTTTGTGGAGTGGGCTTTATGGGATGCTTTAGATGATATGACCAACTTTCAACGTAATTTCAATACCGGTGAAGTGGAAATTGAAAATTCTACCATCTTCCACAAAACCGAGTATCGTGAAAGAAGAAATCATTTTGCTTTCTACTCCGTAAATCAAGAGATTAAAGGTTTTGATACCGATAGAGAATCTTTCTTGGGAGCTTATAATGGATTCGATACTCCAGAAATGGTCACTGAGGGAACAAGTGGAAACACCCATGCTCATGGTTGGTCTCCTATTGCTTCTCATTATTTAGAGGTGGAATTAGCTCCAGGCGAAGAAAAAGACTTGGTGTTTGTTTTGGGATATGCTGAAAATAAAGAGGAAGAGAAATTCATTGCTCCTAATGTCATTAATAAAACCAATGCCGAGTCTATGTTGTCTCAATTCCAAACCAGCGAACAAGTAGATGCTTCTATAGCCAAATTAAAAGCATATTGGAATAAGCTACTCAGTAAACTTACTATTAAGAGTGAGGATGAGAAATTAGACAGAATGGTGAATATTTGGAACCAATATCAAAATATGGTGACCTATTTCTTTTCTCGTTCTGCTTCCTTCTTCGAATCGGGAATTGGTCGTGGTATGGGATTCCGCGATTCTAATCAAGATATTATAGGAATGGTACATTTGGTACCTGAACTGGCTCGTCAAAGAATTATCGATTTGGCCAGCACACAATTGGAGGATGGTAGTGCTTATCATCAATATCAACCTCTCACTAAAAAAGGAAATCACGAAGTAGGTGGTAACTTTAACGATGATCCACTATGGCTTATTTTCTCTGTTTCTTCTTATATTAAAGAAACTGGTGATTGGTCATTATTGGATTATAAGGCTCCATTTAATAATGATGGAGAAGAGTTCCCCATGTTTGAGCATATCAAGCGATCATTTTATCATGTAGTAAATAATTTAGGACCTCATCACTTACCTTTGATAGGTAGAGCTGATTGGAACGACTGCCTCAATTTGAATTGTTTCTCCGACAAACCTGGAGAATCATTCCAAACCACCCAAAACCAAAAAGGAAAAGTAGCAGAATCAGTGATGATCGCTGGTATGTTTGTGATTTACGGAGAAGAATTTGCCAAAATATGTGAACTCAGAGGAGAGCATGAAGAAGCAGAACAAGCTAAGAAACATATCGCTAATATGAAAAATGCGATAGACGAGTCAGCTTGGGATGGTGATTGGTTCTTGAGAGCCTACGATTATTATGGTGAAAAAGTAGGATCTAAAGAAAATGAAGAGGGTCAAATATTTATTGAGTCTCAAGGCTTCTGTGTAATGGCAGGAATTGGTCATGAAGACGGTAGAGCACAAAAAGCCATGGATAGTGTTGCCGAGCGATTGGCTTCACCTTATGGTATTGTTTTATTGAATCCTCCTTATACCAAATACAAACTCAACCTTGGCGAAATCACCTCTTATCCTCCAGGTTATAAGGAAAATGCTGGAATATTCTGTCATAATAATCCTTGGATTATTATTTCTGAAGCCATGCTCGGAAACAAAGAAAAAGCATTTGATTATTATACCAGAATAGCACCTGCTTATTTAGAAGACATTAGCGAGTTGCATAAAACAGAACCTTATGTATATTCTCAAATGATAGCCGGAAAAGATGCCGCCAAACCAGGGGAAGCCAAAAATTCTTGGTTAACGGGAACCGCAGCATGGAACTTTTTCTCCGTGAGCCAACATATTTTGGGAATCAAACCAGATTATAAGGGATTAGTTATTGATCCTAAAATCCCAGCACATTTAAAGGGGTTTAAAGCTACGCGTGTTTATAGAGGTAATACTTATCACATCGACATTGTAAATAATGGTGGTGATCATATGACTTGTTTTGTGGATGGTAATGTATGGGAGGGACCTCTTCCATTAGACACCGAAAGCAAGACTTATAATGTAAAGATTACACTAGACTAA
- a CDS encoding NUDIX domain-containing protein: MKSYIPNLSVDCVVFGFDHERLNVMLTKRELLDPITKDIIFIDYTVQGHHVLEGEAIDTAASRVLKDKTGLDNIFLEQFYTFGGLSRMSSEKDQMWTKLKYPMISDHVVSVGYYSLVDCFDVKPDEKHANTQWFPVDDLPELGFDHQEMIERALEFLQRKLRREPIGFELLPEKFTISQMQKLYECVFGAKFDRRNFRKKVSQMKYLIPLDEKQKGVAHKPAQVFIFSKDVYDRTKKEKLDFSV, translated from the coding sequence ATGAAATCTTATATTCCAAACTTATCTGTGGATTGTGTTGTTTTCGGATTTGACCATGAAAGGTTAAACGTGATGCTCACTAAACGTGAATTGTTGGATCCCATTACTAAGGATATCATTTTCATAGATTATACCGTACAAGGACACCATGTTTTGGAGGGTGAGGCCATTGATACAGCAGCATCTAGAGTTCTAAAGGATAAAACAGGTTTGGATAATATATTTCTTGAACAGTTTTATACTTTTGGTGGATTGAGCCGAATGAGTTCTGAGAAAGACCAAATGTGGACCAAATTAAAATATCCTATGATTTCGGATCATGTGGTGTCGGTGGGTTATTATTCTTTGGTGGATTGCTTTGATGTGAAACCCGACGAAAAACATGCCAATACCCAATGGTTTCCTGTTGATGATTTACCTGAACTTGGGTTCGATCATCAAGAAATGATAGAAAGAGCCCTAGAGTTTCTCCAAAGAAAACTGAGAAGAGAACCCATAGGCTTCGAGTTATTGCCTGAGAAATTTACGATTTCGCAAATGCAAAAGCTTTACGAATGCGTTTTTGGAGCAAAATTCGATAGGCGTAACTTTAGAAAGAAAGTGAGCCAAATGAAATACCTTATTCCTTTAGATGAAAAACAAAAAGGTGTGGCACATAAACCTGCTCAAGTTTTTATCTTTAGTAAGGATGTTTACGATAGAACAAAAAAGGAAAAGCTGGACTTTTCCGTCTGA
- a CDS encoding TonB-dependent receptor, which translates to MKSDVYNFLGLNTFAKRAMLLLGMLLLSVSFTLTAQNVYNYNGMVQDENGEPLPGVNVIEKGTSNGTISDIDGTFNMQSTQETVTVSFSMIGYITLDQSLIAGQKAVVVMKENVETLGEVLVVGYGTQKKANITGAVAKIDGKTLQEIPTTTVAGGLQGRLAGVAVSPSSGSPGAGQKVVIRGVATNGDAQPIYVVDGMVSGNIDNLEPNDIENITVLKDAASAAIYGANAANGVVLVTTKKGEKGAGRVSYSMQVGSQSVGDYTKPMDAQSYATWLDEANGTEVRSTGYNTNWMDETLQTAMMQKHHLSFSGGSDKGNYYSSISYLNQDGVVGGDNANFERLNARVNINQQIKKWMKVGVSANYTRFKRTSVSEDDEFGGVVASALSFDPTTPVIYENAIGDNLTAAYLNDIYMPAVNGGLAVTNDDGKYYGVSEIVAGEIVNPLAQIQSTKGYTKQDKLMGNMYMTLGDDTWKGFKFTTRASIDVANELYSYWTPTYWYSSERNNSGTNSNKNYNTWSTWMWENYISYDKTFAEKHNLAAVVGMSSQEYTHIWNNSTSSPMAAEGDAFNEHGDAQRPGDVAGNSQVERQVSYFARVSYDYEGKYLLQAIFRQDGTSMLHPDQKWGSYPSVSAGWIASNEDFWNVSFIDFFKVRASWGRNGMLNELRPDQYRSLITFSGLQYPDATGGWYAGAEPELLANPELTWASSEQLDIGFDMYMLGDKLTIGFDYFNKKTKDLLTIGSPPLSVGNTPSTVNAGDVTNKGVEIELGYRNYDNEFKYGISANMTFMKNEVTYLNPLLDRLDGTGLGTGWTATAFELGQPVWFFRGYETNGIFQNQAQVDAYKEANGGLAGYDPVPGDPIVVNVNGDNLINEEDQTNIGNPHPTFTWGASIDLAYKGFDFRTILQGVHGHDVLLGWNRYDRTTYNKPQFFFDDRWTGEGSTNEFPRAEQTSSYVYNSDLMVFKGSYVRIRQIQLGYTVPRSFMKDKVQNLRLYVSLDDYFTFSNYPGMDPAAGTSRNDAQGIDRGYYPTPRKIYFGLSFSF; encoded by the coding sequence ATGAAATCAGATGTTTACAATTTTTTAGGATTGAACACCTTCGCAAAAAGAGCAATGCTTTTGTTAGGAATGCTATTACTTAGTGTTTCTTTTACATTAACTGCTCAGAACGTGTACAATTATAATGGTATGGTTCAAGATGAAAATGGAGAACCATTGCCCGGCGTCAATGTGATAGAAAAAGGTACCTCAAATGGTACTATTTCCGATATTGACGGAACCTTCAATATGCAATCTACTCAAGAAACCGTTACTGTTTCTTTTTCTATGATTGGATATATTACACTTGATCAATCATTAATTGCTGGTCAAAAGGCAGTAGTAGTGATGAAAGAAAATGTAGAAACACTTGGGGAGGTGTTAGTAGTAGGTTATGGTACACAGAAAAAAGCAAATATTACTGGTGCTGTAGCTAAAATCGATGGTAAAACATTACAAGAAATACCAACAACAACTGTTGCAGGTGGTTTACAAGGCCGTTTAGCTGGTGTTGCTGTTTCTCCTTCTTCTGGTTCTCCAGGAGCAGGTCAGAAAGTGGTTATTCGTGGTGTTGCTACAAATGGTGATGCTCAACCTATTTATGTGGTTGATGGTATGGTTTCTGGAAACATTGATAATCTAGAACCAAACGATATCGAAAACATTACTGTATTAAAAGATGCTGCTTCCGCTGCTATTTATGGTGCCAACGCTGCCAATGGTGTGGTTTTAGTAACTACTAAAAAAGGTGAAAAAGGTGCTGGAAGAGTTTCTTATAGTATGCAAGTAGGATCTCAAAGTGTAGGTGATTATACTAAACCTATGGATGCACAAAGCTATGCAACATGGTTAGATGAAGCCAATGGTACTGAAGTAAGAAGTACTGGTTATAACACAAATTGGATGGATGAGACCTTACAAACTGCAATGATGCAAAAGCATCACTTGTCTTTTTCTGGAGGTTCTGATAAAGGAAATTATTATTCTTCAATTTCTTATTTAAACCAAGATGGTGTTGTTGGTGGTGACAATGCAAACTTTGAACGTTTGAATGCTCGCGTAAACATCAATCAACAAATTAAAAAATGGATGAAAGTTGGTGTTTCTGCTAACTATACTCGTTTTAAAAGAACTTCAGTTTCTGAAGATGATGAATTTGGTGGTGTTGTGGCAAGTGCTTTATCTTTTGACCCAACTACTCCTGTTATTTATGAAAACGCAATTGGTGATAACCTAACTGCAGCATACTTAAATGATATTTATATGCCAGCTGTTAATGGTGGTCTTGCTGTAACTAATGATGATGGAAAATATTATGGTGTATCTGAAATAGTAGCTGGTGAAATCGTAAATCCATTGGCTCAAATTCAAAGTACAAAAGGATATACTAAGCAAGATAAATTGATGGGTAATATGTATATGACCCTAGGTGATGATACTTGGAAAGGTTTCAAATTCACTACACGCGCTAGTATAGATGTGGCTAACGAATTATATAGCTACTGGACTCCAACTTATTGGTATAGTTCAGAGAGAAATAACTCTGGAACAAACTCAAATAAAAACTATAACACTTGGTCTACTTGGATGTGGGAAAACTACATTTCTTATGACAAAACTTTTGCTGAAAAACATAATTTAGCCGCTGTTGTGGGTATGTCATCTCAAGAGTACACTCATATTTGGAATAATAGCACCAGTAGCCCAATGGCTGCAGAAGGTGATGCCTTTAATGAGCATGGTGATGCCCAAAGACCTGGTGATGTTGCTGGTAACAGTCAAGTTGAAAGACAAGTATCATATTTTGCAAGAGTATCTTACGATTATGAAGGTAAGTATTTATTACAAGCTATTTTCCGTCAAGATGGTACTTCAATGTTACACCCAGATCAAAAATGGGGTTCTTATCCTTCAGTATCGGCAGGTTGGATTGCTTCAAATGAAGATTTCTGGAATGTAAGCTTTATAGATTTCTTTAAAGTTAGAGCTAGTTGGGGTAGAAACGGTATGCTAAATGAATTAAGACCAGACCAATATCGCTCATTAATTACTTTTAGTGGATTACAGTATCCTGATGCAACAGGTGGTTGGTATGCAGGTGCAGAACCTGAATTATTAGCAAACCCAGAATTAACTTGGGCTTCTTCTGAGCAGTTAGATATCGGATTCGATATGTATATGTTAGGTGATAAATTAACTATTGGATTTGATTATTTCAACAAGAAGACAAAAGATCTTTTAACCATTGGTTCTCCTCCATTGTCTGTTGGTAATACACCTTCAACAGTAAATGCTGGTGATGTAACTAATAAAGGTGTTGAAATTGAGTTGGGCTATAGAAACTATGATAATGAGTTCAAATATGGTATTAGCGCCAATATGACTTTCATGAAAAATGAAGTGACCTATTTGAATCCATTACTTGATAGACTTGATGGTACTGGTTTAGGAACTGGTTGGACTGCAACTGCTTTTGAATTAGGTCAGCCTGTATGGTTCTTCCGTGGCTACGAAACCAATGGAATCTTCCAAAATCAAGCACAAGTTGATGCTTATAAAGAAGCCAACGGTGGTTTAGCTGGTTATGATCCTGTTCCTGGAGACCCAATCGTTGTAAATGTAAATGGTGATAATTTAATTAATGAAGAAGATCAAACTAATATCGGTAACCCTCATCCAACATTTACTTGGGGTGCTAGTATCGATTTAGCTTATAAAGGATTCGATTTCAGAACTATTTTACAAGGTGTTCACGGACATGATGTATTATTAGGATGGAACCGTTACGATAGAACTACTTATAATAAGCCTCAATTCTTCTTTGATGACAGATGGACTGGTGAAGGTTCAACAAACGAATTCCCAAGAGCAGAACAAACTAGTTCTTATGTTTATAATAGTGACTTAATGGTTTTCAAAGGTTCTTATGTAAGAATTCGCCAAATCCAATTAGGATATACTGTTCCTAGAAGCTTTATGAAAGATAAAGTTCAGAACTTAAGATTATATGTTTCTTTAGATGATTATTTCACTTTCAGCAACTATCCAGGTATGGACCCAGCTGCAGGTACAAGTAGAAATGATGCACAAGGTATCGACCGTGGATATTATCCAACACCACGAAAAATTTACTTTGGTTTATCATTCTCTTTCTAG
- a CDS encoding RagB/SusD family nutrient uptake outer membrane protein: MKIQYKIFVVFALMLSFTACKKDFLEVDPIGKLAVQDFYQTDEDATRAIMASYDILQWMNARDWNSAYLVKTFPSDESNVAGGGDGDQPPYQELGVYSYGASNPTITAVWESNYFGIYRANMVINNVPGTTPLQQQIIGEAQFLRAYYYFEIAAMFGNGPLILTELAPSEYSQPFVDATVLYDQAIADLEAAIDVLPKKSEYDPRDVFRAAKGTAQALLGKVNLYAENWADAATAFEAVITSNEYELQGDYSTLFLQESEFGVESLLEASWVTTMGYDWGTFQWGGNRAMENNITWQLTGPRGDFFNAGETGLIGGWGFNLPKQGLYDAFASEGDEIRKAATILSLEDLRALGGNWTDESAWGWDNCIRVKYSTRMDETNGDGGAVPELNYGTNLRLIRYADVLLMAAEAHHKNGNDGQAGTYLNMVRTRAGLDGYTGNIMDAIKKERQMELAFEAVRFLDLVRWGDAATVLGPLGFQAGKHNLYPIPSAEMRNNTNAVQNAGY, from the coding sequence ATGAAAATTCAATATAAAATATTTGTAGTCTTTGCTTTGATGCTGTCTTTCACAGCTTGTAAAAAAGACTTTTTAGAAGTGGACCCAATTGGAAAATTGGCTGTTCAAGATTTTTATCAAACTGATGAAGATGCCACAAGAGCTATCATGGCTAGCTATGATATCCTGCAATGGATGAACGCTCGTGACTGGAATAGTGCTTATTTGGTGAAAACTTTCCCATCAGATGAATCTAATGTAGCTGGTGGTGGGGATGGTGACCAACCTCCATATCAAGAATTAGGAGTTTATAGTTATGGTGCCTCAAATCCTACTATTACAGCAGTTTGGGAATCAAATTATTTCGGAATTTACCGTGCCAATATGGTGATTAATAATGTTCCTGGAACTACACCATTGCAACAACAGATTATTGGAGAAGCTCAATTCTTACGTGCTTATTATTATTTCGAAATTGCTGCAATGTTTGGAAATGGACCACTTATTCTTACTGAATTAGCTCCTTCTGAATATTCTCAGCCTTTCGTTGATGCTACTGTTCTTTATGACCAAGCTATTGCTGATTTAGAAGCTGCTATAGATGTACTTCCTAAGAAAAGTGAATACGATCCTCGCGATGTATTTAGAGCTGCCAAAGGTACTGCTCAAGCTTTATTAGGTAAAGTAAACTTGTATGCTGAAAATTGGGCTGATGCTGCTACTGCTTTTGAAGCTGTAATTACAAGTAACGAATATGAATTACAAGGTGACTATTCAACATTATTCTTACAAGAATCTGAATTTGGTGTTGAATCTTTATTAGAAGCTTCTTGGGTAACTACAATGGGCTATGACTGGGGAACATTCCAGTGGGGCGGAAATAGAGCTATGGAAAATAACATTACATGGCAGTTAACTGGTCCTAGAGGTGATTTCTTTAATGCTGGTGAAACAGGCTTGATAGGAGGATGGGGATTCAACCTTCCAAAACAAGGATTATATGATGCTTTTGCTTCTGAAGGAGACGAAATAAGAAAAGCTGCAACTATTCTTTCATTAGAAGACTTAAGAGCTTTAGGCGGTAATTGGACTGACGAAAGTGCTTGGGGTTGGGACAACTGTATTAGAGTTAAATATTCTACTCGTATGGACGAAACAAATGGTGACGGTGGTGCTGTTCCTGAATTAAACTATGGAACAAACTTACGTCTTATTCGTTATGCTGATGTATTATTAATGGCTGCTGAAGCACACCATAAAAATGGTAACGATGGACAAGCTGGCACATACTTAAACATGGTAAGAACTAGAGCTGGTTTAGATGGATATACTGGAAATATTATGGACGCCATTAAGAAAGAACGTCAAATGGAATTGGCATTTGAAGCTGTTCGTTTCTTAGACTTGGTACGTTGGGGTGATGCTGCTACAGTATTAGGACCTCTAGGTTTCCAAGCTGGCAAACATAATTTATACCCTATTCCTTCGGCTGAAATGCGTAACAATACAAATGCAGTTCAAAATGCTGGATATTAA
- a CDS encoding sigma-54-dependent Fis family transcriptional regulator, which produces MSVVERENIIDRSRHRSEEIGLKKDFQTACIKLQSHNKEALLDKNKALLAIAQPFIEGLKDILLESRFILILSDVNGSVLDIKGAEKTIEKAKQSNIIIGASMEEKNIGTNAIGTAIFEDRPIQVTAQQHYSEAFHNWTCSAAPIHNASGKVIGALNLTGDHKQEHEHTLGLVISAAKAIENKIASEEIQKNLFHAQNYAFAMMNQLSFGVFALNLHDQIVWANDTGCRAINTRRSILVDSPIGDILKSWPKIKRIILSNLGFLDEEHSFNIPNLKDHFLFNAYLIRTDGNEIIGYLITFRPFKRLMSLVNKYAGTITSYKFEDISSSSPLMMDVIDYAKKVAHSPTSVLISGESGTGKEVFAQAIHNASDRKNQAFIAINCGAISASLIESELFGYENGAFTGALKGGRPGKFELANGGTLFLDEIGEMPPDMQVKLLRAIQEGQITRLGGDKIIPVDVRIIAATNKNLEEEVKNNKFRLDLYYRINVISIEIPPLRNRREDIPNLAMHFLQNKAIKLNKPMMRLSNTLLKQISSYSWPGNVRELENYIEKVTILSSPISIQQHQFTKEESRVLIEPKEELEFSPSSLKDMEKQAILKTIAFHHSNMTQVAKSLGISRNALYQKMKRYDISLKA; this is translated from the coding sequence ATGAGTGTAGTGGAAAGAGAAAATATTATAGATCGTTCTAGACATAGAAGTGAAGAAATTGGGCTAAAAAAAGATTTTCAAACCGCTTGTATTAAGCTTCAAAGCCATAATAAAGAGGCCTTACTCGATAAAAACAAAGCCTTATTGGCCATAGCCCAACCTTTTATTGAAGGACTTAAGGATATTCTTCTTGAATCAAGATTCATTCTTATTCTTTCTGATGTCAATGGCAGCGTTTTGGACATCAAAGGCGCAGAGAAGACGATAGAAAAAGCCAAACAATCCAATATCATTATTGGAGCCTCCATGGAAGAAAAGAATATTGGCACCAATGCCATTGGAACAGCTATTTTCGAGGATCGTCCCATTCAGGTTACTGCCCAGCAACATTACTCAGAGGCTTTTCACAATTGGACCTGTTCTGCAGCTCCTATTCACAATGCCAGCGGAAAAGTAATAGGTGCATTAAATCTCACTGGCGATCACAAGCAAGAACATGAACATACCTTGGGTTTAGTAATTTCAGCTGCCAAGGCCATCGAGAATAAGATTGCCAGTGAGGAGATTCAAAAGAACTTGTTCCATGCACAGAATTATGCTTTTGCCATGATGAATCAGCTCTCTTTTGGGGTTTTCGCTCTAAACCTCCACGACCAAATAGTTTGGGCTAATGATACTGGTTGCCGAGCCATCAATACGAGAAGAAGTATTCTGGTGGATTCTCCCATCGGAGACATCCTCAAATCTTGGCCAAAGATTAAACGAATCATTCTTTCTAATCTGGGTTTCCTCGATGAGGAACATAGCTTTAATATCCCTAATTTAAAAGATCATTTCCTATTCAATGCCTATCTCATTCGTACAGATGGAAACGAAATCATAGGATACCTAATCACCTTCAGACCTTTTAAAAGATTAATGAGTTTGGTGAATAAATATGCCGGAACCATCACCTCTTATAAATTTGAAGACATCAGCAGTTCTAGTCCATTAATGATGGATGTAATTGACTATGCCAAAAAAGTAGCTCATAGCCCAACCTCAGTTTTGATTAGTGGAGAGAGTGGAACGGGTAAAGAAGTGTTTGCACAAGCCATACATAATGCCAGCGACAGAAAAAATCAAGCCTTTATTGCCATCAACTGTGGTGCTATTTCTGCCTCCTTGATTGAAAGTGAATTGTTTGGTTATGAAAATGGCGCATTTACAGGAGCGCTAAAAGGAGGAAGGCCAGGTAAATTTGAATTAGCCAATGGAGGAACTTTATTTTTAGATGAAATAGGAGAAATGCCTCCCGATATGCAAGTGAAGCTTTTGAGAGCTATACAAGAAGGACAGATTACGCGTTTGGGAGGCGATAAAATCATCCCTGTGGATGTCAGGATTATTGCCGCCACTAATAAGAATTTAGAGGAGGAGGTTAAGAATAATAAATTCCGCCTCGATTTATATTATCGTATCAATGTGATCAGTATAGAAATTCCTCCTTTGAGAAACAGGCGTGAGGACATTCCCAACCTTGCCATGCATTTTCTTCAAAATAAAGCCATTAAACTCAACAAACCCATGATGCGTTTGAGCAATACCTTGCTGAAACAAATCAGTAGTTATTCATGGCCAGGGAATGTAAGAGAATTGGAGAATTATATTGAGAAAGTCACTATTTTAAGTAGCCCAATCAGCATACAACAACATCAATTTACAAAAGAAGAAAGTCGAGTGCTTATTGAGCCGAAAGAGGAACTCGAGTTTTCACCATCCTCTCTTAAAGATATGGAGAAGCAAGCCATTCTAAAAACCATAGCCTTTCACCATTCCAATATGACTCAGGTGGCCAAATCACTTGGCATTAGTCGAAATGCCCTTTATCAGAAGATGAAACGTTATGATATTTCTTTGAAAGCATAA
- a CDS encoding uracil-DNA glycosylase family protein, whose protein sequence is MEELKRKISECKVCKSNLPLGPRPIITAHPKSKVIIIGQAPGIAVHNTGIPWDDKSGKNLRNWLGIEDHIFYDEEKIALIPMGFCYPGRGKSGDIPPRKECAPLWHEDLLSHLTEVKLVILIGKYAQDYYLKGLAKRNLTETVMHFEEYLPKYFVLPHPSPRNNLWQAKNPWFAEEVLPALKTEISKSLKK, encoded by the coding sequence ATGGAAGAACTAAAAAGAAAAATTTCAGAATGTAAAGTATGCAAGTCGAATTTGCCATTAGGGCCACGTCCTATTATTACGGCACATCCCAAAAGTAAAGTCATCATTATTGGTCAGGCACCAGGCATAGCGGTTCATAATACTGGAATTCCATGGGACGATAAAAGTGGAAAGAACCTTCGAAATTGGTTGGGAATAGAAGACCATATCTTTTATGATGAGGAGAAAATAGCATTAATTCCTATGGGCTTTTGTTATCCTGGAAGAGGAAAGTCAGGAGATATTCCTCCACGAAAAGAATGTGCTCCCTTATGGCATGAAGATTTATTGAGCCATTTAACTGAAGTAAAATTAGTTATTCTAATAGGGAAATATGCGCAAGATTATTACCTAAAGGGCTTAGCCAAAAGAAATCTAACTGAAACAGTCATGCATTTTGAAGAATACTTACCAAAGTATTTTGTCCTCCCTCATCCATCACCAAGAAATAATCTTTGGCAAGCTAAAAATCCTTGGTTTGCTGAGGAGGTTCTTCCTGCTTTGAAAACTGAGATAAGCAAAAGCCTTAAAAAGTGA
- a CDS encoding DsbA family oxidoreductase, which translates to MIIDIVSDVVCPWCVIGYKRLEKAIEEMGLQDLVEIEWQAFELNPTMPVEGQELQEHISQKYGSTIEQGKQSRAQLTQYAADLDFRFDFFDGMRMPNTRDAHILIDYALENGKQTELNLRLISAHFGEHKDISDPKVLAQELKAVGLNAEEGLERLKDTKAREQIIAKEAYWQKRGVTAVPTMVFNRTTGITGAQPVDVYKKLLTDLLGG; encoded by the coding sequence ATGATAATAGATATCGTTTCAGATGTGGTTTGTCCATGGTGTGTGATAGGCTATAAGCGATTAGAGAAAGCAATAGAGGAAATGGGGTTACAAGATCTAGTAGAGATAGAGTGGCAAGCTTTTGAACTCAACCCGACTATGCCTGTTGAAGGACAAGAACTACAAGAGCATATCAGTCAGAAATATGGTTCTACCATTGAGCAAGGAAAGCAATCTAGAGCACAGCTCACTCAATATGCTGCCGACTTGGATTTTAGATTCGATTTTTTTGATGGCATGAGAATGCCCAATACCAGAGATGCTCATATTTTAATTGATTATGCTTTAGAAAATGGAAAGCAAACAGAATTAAACCTTCGTTTGATTTCTGCTCATTTTGGTGAACATAAAGATATTTCAGATCCCAAGGTTCTGGCTCAAGAATTAAAAGCTGTGGGATTAAATGCAGAGGAAGGACTAGAAAGATTAAAGGATACAAAAGCTCGTGAACAAATTATAGCTAAAGAAGCCTATTGGCAGAAACGGGGAGTAACAGCAGTACCCACCATGGTTTTCAATAGAACCACTGGTATTACTGGGGCACAACCAGTGGATGTTTATAAAAAGCTCTTAACTGATTTGTTAGGTGGATAA